In Pseudomonas sp. PDNC002, the DNA window GGGGCGGCCTGCGCCCGGACGACAAGCTCGAAGTCCTGCGCCAGTTGCACCAGGAAGGCCACCGCGTGCTGATGATGGGCGACGGTGTGAACGACGTGCCGGTGCTGGCCGCCGCCGATATCAGCGTCGCCATGGGCTCGGCCACCGACCTGGCCAAGACCAGCGCCGACGCGGTGCTGCTGTCCAACCGCCTGGACAGCGTGGTGCAGGCCTTCACCCTGGCCCGCCGGACCCGTCGGGTAATCATCGAGAACCTGGCTTGGGCGGGGCTGTACAATGGGCTGATGTTGCCCTTTGCCGCCCTCGGCTGGATCACGCCCGTGTGGGCTGCGGTGGGCATGTCGATCAGCTCGCTGACCGTGGTGCTCAATGCCCTGCGCCTGACCCGGCTGCCAAAAGGCGCCGACGCCGCCTCAGCGACAACTGCCCACTCCGCCGCCCTGCAGGCGGCCCAGGTGCTGCCACGGAGTTGAAATGCCCGCTCTCTACATAATGATTCCGGTTGCCGTGGTGATCGTCGGCATCTGCATCGCGATCTTCTTCTGGGCAGTGAACAGCGGCCAGTACGACGACATGGACGGGCCCGCCCACAGCATTCTGTTCGACGACGAAGACCCCAAGCACCAGGCCGGCATCGACGAAGCCGAGGGCCAGGAGCACAAGGACAAGCGCGATGCCTGAACTGGCGCCCCTGCTGGCGTCCGCACTGATCCTCGGGCTGTTGGGCGGGGGCCATTGCCTGGGCATGTGCGGCGGCCTGATGGGCGCGCTGACCATGGCCATTCCGCCGGAACAGCGCGGTCGCCGTCTGCGCCTGCTGCTCGCCTACAACCTTGGCCGCATCCTCAGCTATGCCTGCGCCGGGCTGCTGCTCGGCCTCGCCGGCTGGGCGGTGGCGCGCACGCCGTTTGCCTCCGCGTTACGGGTGATCGCCGGCCTGCTGCTGATCGCCATGGGCCTGTACCTGGCCGGCTGGTGGAGCGGCCTGACCCGCATCGAAGCCCTCGGCCGCGGCCTGTGGCGGCACATCCAGCCCTTCGCCAGCCGTCTGCTGCCCGTCGCCACCGTGCCGCGCGCATTGCTGCTGGGCGCGCTCTGGGGCTGGCTGCCCTGCGGCCTGGTCTACAGCACGCTGCTCTGGGCCACCAGCCAGGGCTCGGCCATCGACAGCGCCCTGCTGATGCTCGCCTTCGGCCTCGGCACCTGGCCGGTGCTGCTGGCCACCGGGCTCGCCGCCGAACGCATCACCGCCCTGCTGCGCAAGCGCAGCGTGCGGATGGCCGGCGGCATCCTGGTGATCCTCTTCGGCCTGTGGACCCTCCCCGGTCCGCACCAGGCATGGATCATGGGCCACGACATGCACGCCGACGCCACTCATCCCCACCATAAAGCCGCTTGATACAGGTCAACAGGCCTCTATCGGACTCTCCCTAGACTGCGCAGGAAAAGCTCGCCACCGGGGAACATCGGCATGCTCGACAATATCCGCTGGGACGCAGATCTGATACGCCGCTACGATCTGTCCGGCCCGCGCTACACCTCCTATCCCACGGCCGTGCAGTTCCACGATGGCGTCGGACCCTTCGACCTGCTGCATGCGCTGCGCGATAGCCAGAAGGCCCAGCGGCCGCTCTCGCTCTATGTGCACATCCCGTTCTGCGCGAACATCTGCTACTACTGCGCCTGCAACAAGGTCATCACCAAGGACCGCGGCCGCAGTGCCCCCTACCTGGCCCGATTGATCCGCGAGATCGAAATCGTCAGCCGCCACCTGGGCCACAAGCAGGCAGTCGAGCAACTGCATTTCGGCGGTGGTACCCCGACCTTCCTCAGCCCCGGCCAACTGCGCGAACTGATGGGGCAACTGCGTACCCATTTCAACCTGCTGGACGATGATTCGGGCGACTACGGCATCGAGATCGACCCGCGCGAGGCCGACTGGTCGACCATGGGCCTGCTCCGCGAACTGGGCTTCAACCGCGTGAGCCTTGGCGTCCAGGACTTCAACCTGGAAGTGCAGCAGGCGATCAACCGCCTGCAGAGCCTCGACGAAACCCGCGCCATCATCGACGCAGCGCGCACGTTGCAGTACCGCTCGATCAATATCGACCTCATCTACGGCCTGCCAAAGCAGAACCCCGACAGCTTCGCCCACACCGTGGAGCAGGTAATCGCCCTGCAACCCAATCGCCTGTCGGTATTCAACTACGCGCACCTGCCGGAACGCTTCATGCCGCAGCGGCGGATCAATGCCGACGACCTTCCCACCCCGGGGCAGAAGCTGGAGATGCTCCAGCGCACCACCGAGCAGCTCGCGGCGGCCGGCTACCGCTACATCGGCATGGACCACTTCGCCCTGCCGGACGACGAGCTGTCCATGGCCCAGGAAGACGGCACGCTGCAACGCAACTTCCAGGGCTATACCACCCACGGCCATTGCGACCTGGTGGGGCTGGGCGTCTCGGCAATCAGCCAGATCGGCGACCTCTACAGCCAGAACAGCAGCGATATCGCCGACTACCAGAGCACCCTGGATCAAGGCCAGCTCGCCACCCGGCGAGGGCTGCACTGCAACAAGGACGACATCATCCGCCGTGCGGTGATCCAGCAGCTGATCTGTCACTTCCAGCTGGATTTCGAGGAGATCGAAGACCTCTACAACATCGATTTCCGCGGTTACTTCACCGAGGTCTGGCCGGAGCTGGAACGCTTCGCCAATGACGGCTTGATCAACCTCGGTCCGCGCGGCATCGACGTCAGCGCCTCCGGCCGACTGCTCGTGCGCTCGCTGTGCATGCTGTTCGACCGCTACCTGCCGATGCAGAATCTGCAACGCTTCTCGCGGGTCATCTGACCCGCGCGCCCTGCCTGGCGACTAATGGCACGAGGCCAACTGTCGCACCCATTGCAACCGAATGTGTCTGAAGGCCGGATAAGCAGGAAGGGCCCTGAAACGGTACTTTTCGGACAAATCCGCGCCGCCCCGGATGCCCCTCCAGCGTCCGTCTGGAGGCCTGAAACCTGCGACTCAGACGGGCCGGCAACTGGCGCCCGATCCGCCGTCTGCGGTACCCTTGGTTTTTGTGTGCCATCCCACTGAAGGAACACTCATGGCCGAAACCATCAAAGTGCGCGCATTGCCTCAAGCGCACTGCAAGGATTGCAGCCTGGCTCCCCTCTGCCTGCCCCTGTCGCTGAACAGCACCGACATGGACGCCCTCGACGAGATCGTCAAACGCGGCCGCCCACTGAAGAAAGGCGAGTTCCTGTTCCGCCAGGGCGATGCCTTCGGCTCCGTCTTCGCTGTACGCTCCGGCGCGCTGAAGACCTTCAGCATCACCGACGGCGGCGAAGAGCAGATCACCGGCTTCCACCTGCCCAGCGAGCTGGTCGGCCTGTCCGGCATGGACACCGAGAGCTACCCGGTTTCGGCCCAGGCGCTGGAAACCACGTCGGTCTGCGAGATCCCCTTCGAACGCCTGGACGAGCTGTCCGAGCAACTGCCGCAACTGCGCCGCCAGTTGCTGCGCGTGATGAGTCGCGAAATCCGCGACGACCAGCAGATGATGATGCTGCTGTCCAAGAAAACCGCCGACGAGCGCATCGCCACCTTCCTGGTGAACCTCTCGGCGCGTTTCCGCGCCCGTGGCTTCTCCGCCCAGCAGTTCCGCCTGGCCATGTCGCGCAACGAGATCGGCAACTACCTGGGCCTGGCGGTGGAAACCGTCTCCCGCGTCTTCACTCGCTTCCAGCAGAACGGCCTGATCGCCGCCGAAGGCAAGGAAGTGCACATTCTCGACTCCATCGAATTGTGCGCACTGGCAGGCGGCCAGCTGGAAAGCTGACCGAGCGGTTGACTTTCCGGTCATCGAAAACGGGCTCGCCAATCGGCGGGCCCGTTATACTTTGGCCTCTGCAAAAACCGCATCAGGTGCACATCCAGCATGATCCTCAACCAACTCGACCTGAAGTCCGTGATCCGTGCCGTTCCCGACTTTCCCAAGCCCGGCGTCATGTTCCGCGACATCACCCCGCTGTTCCAGTCGCCGCGAGCCCTGCGCTTCGTCGCCGATAGCTTCATCCAGCGCTACGTCGAGGCCGACTTCACCCACATCGGCGCCATGGATGCGCGCGGCTTCCTGATCGGGTCGATCATCGCCTACGAGCTGAACAAGCCCCTGGTGCTGTTCCGCAAGCGCGGCAAGCTGCCGGCGGACGTGCTGGCCCAGGCCTACGAGACCGAGTACGGCGAAGCCCTGCTGGAAGTCCACGCTGATAGCCTGTGCGAAGGCGACAGCGTGCTGATCTTCGATGACCTGATCGCCACTGGCGGTACCCTGCTGGCCGCCGCGCAACTGGTACGCCGCATGGGCGCCAGCGTGTTCGAGGCCGCTGCGATTATCGACCTGCCGGAGCTGGGCGGCTCGACCAAGCTCAACGATGCGCAGATCCCCACCTATAGCCTGACGGCCTTCGCCCTCGACGAGGCCTGATCGGTACTGTTCCCGACACGGGCGCTTCGGCGCCCGTTTTCGTTTCTGGCGTTCGTACAGGCGCCCCATCCAATGGCTGGTCGTAGCCCGTTTGGCCTGATCCGACCCGGCCGCGGCCACATATGACCTGGCGATTGTCCTACAAGACTCCGAACATGACATCAACCGATGACACATTCGAACGTGACATCGCGAACTAACGACAGGGCTTGCCTGGGTCAGCGCACCTGCCACGCGCTACCCGCCCGCACAACAACAAGGAGTTAGTCATGAACGCCAGTACCACGCCGATCCGCGCCAACTTCCCGGTCCGCCGCATGGATTTCACCTTCAGTGAAACGCCGAAATACTGGTGGGACGGTCAGCCCTTCATGACCCACTTCATGAACAACCTGTCCTCGCTGTTCCCCTACGGCGAGAAGTTCTTCGTCGACAGCGTGCGCGCGGTGCGCGAGCGCATCCAGGACCCGCAACTGCAGAAGGACGTCAGCGCCTTCATCGGCCAGGAGGCCATGCACTCCAAGGAGCACGCGGCCTACAACGAGTACGCCGACGAACACGGCATCGACCTGGAGACCCTGGAGCTGCGCATCAAGGTGCTGCTCGAATCTATCAGCAAGGTCACCACCAAGAAGCACCAACTAGCGATCACCTGTGCCCTGGAACACTTCACCGCGACCATGGCCGAGCAACTGCTCAAGCGTGAAGACCTGAGCAGCCAGATGAAGTCGGACAAGATGTACAAGCTGTGGATGTGGCATGCCGTCGAGGAGAACGAGCACAAGGCGGTGGCCTACGATGTCTACCAGCAGGTCTACGGCGGCTACTTCACCCGCACCGCGGTGATGCTGCTGACCACCGTGATCTTCCTCAGCGTCATCGCCGGCTTCCAGATCAACCTGCTGCGCCGCGACGGCCAGCTGTTCAACTGGCGCAGCTGGAAGCACGGCCTGGGCGTGCTGCTGCACCCGCGCCGCGGCTACTTCGTCAACCTGATCCGTCCCTGGCTGGATTACTTCCGCCCCGGCTTCCACCCCTTCGACCACGACACCAAGGCGCTGGAAACCCGCTGGAAAGAGACGCTGGATTTCGCCGGCTGACACCGTTCCGGCACGAAAGAAAACGCCAGGCATAGCCTGGCGCTCTCCATTGCCCCACGACTCCCCCGGCGGCGCTTTTTCGTAGGAGCGGAGCTTCTCCGCGAAGTCCTCCACCGCTGACTGGTGTCGCGGAGAAGCTCCGCTCCTACAGAATCCGCCCCTGGCTGGACTACTTCCGCTCCGGCTTCCACCCCTTCGACCACGACACCAAGGCGCTGGAAAACCGCTGGAAAGAGACGCTGGATTTCGCCGGCTGACCTTTACGCTCCAACGAAAACGCCAGGCATAGCCTGGCGTTCTTCATTGCCCCACGATTCCCCGGCGGCGCTTTTCGTAGGAGCGGAGCTTCTCCGCGAAGTCCTCCACCGCTGATGGTTGTCGCGGAGAAGCTCCGCTCCTACAGAACCTGAGGTCCCGTGCGCAGGGGTCAGCCTTCTGGCCGACGCGGTAGATCATCGACGGTGTCGAACCACGACAGCTGCGACGAGCACCACACATGGCACTGCGGCTCGATCAGTTCCGGTTGGTCCAGGGTCACCGAACTCAAGCTCACGGTCTCGCCATCGCGCAAACGAAATTCCAGGGGCGTACCGCACTTCACGCAGAAGCGCCGCTCCCCCTCCTCGCTCGAACGCCACAGGCCCAGTTCACCGGAAAGGTAGGCAAAACCCGTCAGCGGAAACATGGCCCAGGCCACAGCCGGCGCGGCGCTGGACTTCTGGCAGATACGGCAGTGGCAATAACCGGTTTCCTCCGGCTCGGCGTCCACCCGATAGCGCACCGCGCCGCAGGCGCAGCCGCCGAACAGGGGCAAGGGTAGCATGGCAATCTCCCGCAATCAGCAAAGACTCACAGCCTAGCCAGCATGCCGAAGGTCTGCAGCACCGCCACGCCCGTAAAGAGCAACAGGATTTGTCGTTCCGCCAGGACGCAGACCTCCTCACGCAACGCCGGCGGGCGCTCCAGATAGTCCAGCGACTGCTGGAACAACTGCCGGCTGATCAGTCGCGACAGTTGGTCCAGTTCGCCCGCATCGACGTCCGGCAGCAGGTGGAACTGGCGGATGTCCTCGGCCATGTCCTCGCCGAACTCGTCCATCACCCGCGCCAGCGCCTCGCGCAGCACCGGGGACGGCCCGTGCAGTTCGCGCACGCCGATGATGAAGGCCTGCGGGTTGCGCTCGACGAAATCGAAGAACAGCCGCACCGTCTCGCGCGTTACCCGCTGGCCGCGTTCCAGATCGAGGCCAAAGGGGACATTTCCGGCACCTGCTCCGGGCTGCGCGCGCTCGGCGGCCTCGCGGCGCAGGTCGCGCAGCGGTTGGCGCAACTGGGTGGCGATGTCGCGGATGATCGCCAGGCCCAGGTCATCCACGTCGCCGAAGTGCCGGTAGAAGGTGTTCGGGTTCAGTCCCGCTTCCCGCGCCAGCTCCCGCAGCCCCAGGCTGCTCAGGCTGCGTCGGCTGGCCGCCAGGCGCAGCGCCGCATCGATCAGCGCGCGCTTGCCGGCGGCCTCCGCAGGTCGTTCTTCCTGTCCGATTTCCATGAGTTTCGTGCCCGACCCCACCGAAGGTTGGTTGTTGCGCTGGTATACAGATGTCTACATTCCTATCACGTAGACAGTTGTATACGCCAGCAACAATCATAACAGGAGCTTGGCAATGGGTACCCAACCAAAGACTGCCCCCCGACACTGCAAAGTCGCCATCATCGGCACCGGGTTTTCCGGGCTGGGCATGGCGATCCGCCTGAAGCAGGAAGGCGAGAACGATTTCCTGCTGTTCGAAAAGGACGCCGGCGTCGGCGGTACCTGGCGGGTCAACAACTACCCGGGCTGCGCCTGCGACGTGCAATCCCACGTCTACTCCTTCTCCTTCGAACCGAACCCGGACTGGACGCGCATGTTCGCCCGCCAGCCGGAGATCCGCGCCTACCTGGAGAACTGCTGGAAGAAGTACCGTCTGGAAGACAAGACGCTGCTGAACACCGAGATGGCGCGCTTCGAGTGGAACGACGAGCAGCAGCTCTGGCACCTGTTCGACGCCGCCGGCAACCACTACACCGCCAAGGCGGTGGTGTCGGGCATGGGGGCGCTGTCGATCCCGTCGATCCCGGCGCTCAAGGGCCTGGAGAACTTCCAGGGCAAGGCCTTCCACTCGCAGCAGTGGGACCACGACTACGACCTCAAGGGCAAGCGCGTCGCGGTGATCGGCACTGGCGCCTCGGCCATCCAGTTCGTCCCGGAAATCCAGCCGCTGGTAGCCAAGCTCGACCTCTACCAGCGCACCGCGCCGTGGATCCTGCCTAAGCCGGATCGCGCCATCAGCGAAAAGGAACGCGCGCGCTTCCGCCACTTCCCGGCCGTGCAGAAACTCTGGCGCGGCGCGCTCTACAGCATGCTCGAAGGCCGTGTGCTGGGCTTCACCTTCGCGCCCTGGGCGATGAAGTTGGTGGGCAGGCTTGCCGAGCGCTTCATCCGCCAGCAGGTCAAGGACCCGGACCTGCGCCGCAAGCTGACCCCGGACTACACCATCGGCTGCAAGCGCGTGCTCATGTCGCACAACTACTACCCGGCGCTGGCGGCCTCCAACTCCTCGGTGATTGTCGACGGCATCCGCGAGATCAAGGCGAGCAGCATCATCACCGCCGACGGCCGCGAGCGGCAGGTGGACGCCATCATCTTCGGCACCGGCTTTACCGCCAACGACCCGATCCCGCGCGGCGTGGTGTTCGGCAAGGATGGCGTGGACCTGCTCGACACCTGGCAGAACGGCCCGGAAGCCTATAAGGGCACCGTGACCCGCGGCTTCCCCAACCTGTTCTTCCTGATGGGCCCGAACACCGGCCTGGGCCACAACTCCATGGTCTACATGATCGAATCGCAGATTGCCTACGTGCTGGGTGCCATCAAACTGATGGACCGCCGCGAGCTGCAAAGCGTCGAAGTCAAGCAAGAGGTACAGGAGCGCTGGAACGAGAAGCTGCAGCGCGGCCTCAACCATAGCGTCTGGAACACTGGCGGCTGCAAGAGCTGGTACCTGCACCCGGTGAGCGGGCGTAACTGCACCCTGTGGCCGGGCTTCACCTGGCGCTTCCGCGCGCTGACCAGCCAATTCGATCCCAGCGCCTATCATTTGAAGTCCAGGCCGCTGTCCAGCCCTGTCGTCCAACCCCAACGCCACGCAGAAGAGGTGCCGGCATGAAGAACTTCGAGAATAAAGTTGCCGCCATCACCGGCGCAGGCTCGGGCATCGGTCGCGCCCTCGCTATCGAACTGGCCTCCCGCGGCTGCCACCTGGCCCTGGCGGATGTGAATGCCGCGGGCCTCGAAGAAACCCGCCAACTGCTCTCCTCCACCGGCGTGCGCGTGTCCATCGACACCGTGAACGTCGCCGACCGCGAGCAGGTCCACGCCTGGGCCGACAAGACCGCCCGCGAGCACGGCAAGGTCAACCTGGTGTTCAACAACGCTGGCGTCGCCCACGCCGGCACCGTGGAAGCCAGCGACTACGAAGAATACGAGTGGATCACCAACATCAACTTCTGGGGTGTGGTCTACGGCACCAAGGCCTTCCTGCCCCATCTCAAGGCATCGGGCGACGGCCATGTGGTCAACGTTTCCAGCGTGTTCGGGCTGTTCTCCCAGCCGGGCATGAGTGCCTACAACGCCACCAAGTTCGCCGTGCGCGGCTTCACCGAATCGCTGCGCCAGGAGCTGGACATGGAGCGCGCAGGCGTCTCGGCCAGCTGCGTGCACCCCGGCGGGATCAAGACCAACATCGCCAAGACCGCGCGGATGAACGACAGCATGGTCAAGGTCACCGGACAGAACGCCGAGCAGGCCCGCACCCAGTTCAACGACCAGTTGCTGCGCACCACCCCGCAGAAGGCCGCGCAGGTGATCATTCGCGGCGTGGAGCGTGATTCGCGGCGCATCCTGATCGGCCCGGACGCCCACGCCATCGACGTGATGCTGCGCCTGCTGCCGGTCTGGTACCAGAAGGTGGTCACCGGCAGCATGAAACTGGCCAAGCGCTTCGCGCCCAAGCCCAAGCGCAAGTCCGGCGCCGAGGGCGTCGAAGCCAAGTAACGCTGCCTTACCAAGAGTCCCTTTTTCCCTGTCGGGCCGGCGCCCATCCCCTTTACCCCCGGATGGGCGCCGTTTTTTTGCTGGTCTTTCCTGAATCAGCGACGAATAGCCACCACTTCCAGGTATTCACTGGGAATCACCAGCGACGCCGAACCCGCGCGGTTGCTGCGCTCCAGCAGTTGCGTGAGGTCGCGCTCCAGCCTCGCGGCGTCGGCCTCCGGCAGGTTGGCGAAGGCCTTGTGTACCGGGCCGTACCAGTTGCGGAACACCTCGATGAAATGCGCCGCCGAGCGATAACGGAAGTTGAAGGTCTGGCGGGTCGCGCGCAGCTCACTGATCGAATCGCCGAACAGCTCGTGCAGGTATTCCTCACATCCCCAGCCCGATGGCGGGCGCACGCCCGGCGCAGGAGGGATGTAACCCGACAGCACCTTGAACACCTGGCCGATGAAGCCTTCCGGCGTCCAGTTGGCCAGGCCGATGCGTCCGCCGGAGCGGCAGACGCGCGCCAGCTCGCTCGCCGCCCTGGGCTGGTCCGGGGTGAACATCACGCCAAAGGTCGAGACGACGGCATCGAAACTCCCCGCCTCGAAGGGCAGCGCTTCGGCATCGGCCTCGCGGAACGCCACGGCCAGGTGTTCGGCACGGGCACGCTCGGCGCCCAGCTCCAGCAGGCGTGGCACGTAATCGGTGGACATCACCCGGCAACCGCGCCGCGCGGCGGCCAGCGTGGCATTGCCGTTGCCGGCGGCGACGTCCAGCACGCGTTCGTCGCAAAGCAGGTCGCAGGCCTCGGCCAGCCGCTCGCCAACGATCTGCAGGGTGGTGCCGATCACGGCGTAGTCGCCGCTGGCCCAGGTGGCCATCTGGCGTTGTTTCAGGGCATTGAAGTCGACAGGGGCATTCATCGTGTTGTTCTCCAGGCGCGGCGCGCCTTATTCGGCAGTGGTCGGATCGAGGGTGGTGACGACCTGCGACACCCGGTTGGCCGGGAAGCCGCCCAGACGGGCATGCTCGTGCACGGCGGCTGCGTCGGGGGCGATGTACAGGCAATAGATTCGGTCACCGACCACGTGGCTATGCAGCCACTGCACCTGGGGACTCAATTGGCTCAGAACCTGGCAGGACTTCTGCGCGATGGCCTTGAAATCGCGCTCGGACAGGGCTCCGACGCCGGGGATATCGCGCTCTATTACGAACTTCGGCATGACACTCTCCATAGGGGGGAAGGTGCGGGTACCGCGACATCCCGCACCGTCATGCTGCTCCCGGTGCCCATTGGCGTCCTGCTCCAGCGTCGGCCTTCCCTGCCCGATCGTCCGGCCATCGCGTGCCGCCTCGCTTTCGCGCGCAGAATTCGAGAAATGCCCGCCCGGAGGGATCGGCCATGAGCTCGGAAACCATCCTCGCCGCCCAGCAGCGCCTGGAACAACTGGTGCGACAGCGGCCCAGCGTTGCGCTGGTGCAGGAAACGCCCGCCATCGCCCAGTGGGAAGGCGCGGGCAAGACCAGTACGCGGAATCCGGAAGGCAACGCCATCCTCACCGACCTGCCGCGTGAACTGGGCGGCGACGGCGAGCGCGTCAGCCCCGGCTGGCTGCTGCGCGCCGCCATGGCCTCCTGCGCGGTGACTCGCATCGCCATGCTGGCCAACGAGACTGGCATCGCGTTGCAGAAGCTGGAAGCCGAGGTCGGCTCCGTTACCGACGTGCACGGCCTGCTCGGACTCAGCCGCGAAGACGGCAAAACCGTCTCCCCAGGCCCCGCGCAAGCTCACCTGCGCGTACGCATCGCTGCCACGGAGGTACCGGCGGAACAGCTGCGCGAACTGGTTGCCGAAGCCATCCGCCTGTCGCCCATGGTCGCGGCGTTTCGCGATGCCGTACCGGTCCAGCTGGACGTCGATACCGGTCCGGCCTGATGGATGCCCTCTCCGAAACCCTGCGCGTGGTGCGATTGGTCGGCGCCATCTTCATCAATGCGCGCTTCACCGCACCCTGGTGCTATCAGTCGCCACGCGCCGATTCGGTAGTCAACCTGCTGGAACCGGGCGCGGAACAGGTGGTGATCTTCCACCTGATCACCGAGGGCGAGTGCTTCGTCGAAATGGGCAAGACCGAGCCAGTCAGACTGGTGGCCGGTGACGCGGTGATCTTTCCCCAGGGCCACGCTCACCGGATGACTTCGCAGCCCGGCGTACCGCCCGCCACCGGCGCGCGACTGGATACGGTACTGGCACGCCGGCCGCGCCAGTTGGCCTACGGAGGTGGAGGTGCGACAACACGCCTGGTTTGCGGCTACCTGGCGTGCGACGCACGCCTGGCGCGGCTGCTGCTGGCGGGATTGCCGGCGCTGGTGAAGGTCAATGTACGGGGTTCTGCCGCTGGCGCCTGGCTGGAATCCTCAGTGCGCTACGCGCTGGCCGAGGCACGCTCACCCCGTCCGGGCGGTGCCGGGGTGCTCGCCAAGCTGGCGGAAGTGTTGTTCATCGAAGTGCTGCGCCTGTACATGGAGGAACAGGGCGAAGGCCGCAGCGGCTGGCTGGCCGGGCTGCACGACCGCATCGTCGGCAGCGCCCTCGGCGCCTTGCACAAGTCGCCCGCCCATGCCTGGAGCCTGGAGGAACTGGCCCGCTGCGCCGGCACGTCGCGCTCGGTGCTCGCCGAGCGCTTCCAGTGCCTGGTCGGCTGCCCGCCCATGCAGTACCTCACCCAGTGGCGCATGCTGCTGGCCGCCAACCTGCTGCGCGGCAGCAACGCCCCGCTGGCGCGCATCGCCGAGGATGTCGGCTACCAGACGGACACGGCCTTCAGCCGCGCCTTCCGTCGTGAATACGGCTGCCCACCGGCGGCGTGGCGGCGCAGCCAGTCGGCCAGCGCCCGCCTCACGTTGTAGGGGAAATGCGCAGGGAAGTTCCAGATTCAGAGCCCCATCTGCTTGGCGATGATCTCATTCATGATCTCCCGCGTGCCGCCGCCGATGGAGAGGATGCGGTTGTCGCGATACAGCCTCTCCACCAGGCTCTCGCGCATGTAGCCCATGCCCCCCAGCACCTGCACCGCGTCGTAGGTCACCCGGTCGGCGACGTCGGTGGCGAAGTTCTTGGCCATCGAGATTTCCTTGATCACGCTCTTGCCGACGGCCATCTTCGCGGCTTGCCGATAGGTGAACTCGCGGGAAACTTCGACCTGCGTGGCCATCTCCGCGAGCCGATGCTTGAGCACCTGGAACTTGCCGATCGGCTTGCCGAAGGCCTCGCGTTCGCGACACCAGGCCAGGGCTTCGTCCAGCGCCAGCTGCGCGGTCATGTTGGCCATGATCGCCAGGGCCAGGCGCTCGCTCTGGAAGTTCGCCATGATGCAGGCGAAGCCCATGTTCTCGGCACCGATCAGGTTCTCCAGCGGCACCTTGCAGTCATCGAAGAACAGCTCGGCAGTGTCGGACGCCCACCAGCCCATCTTCTTCAGCTTGCGGCTCACGGTGAATCCCGGAGTCCCCTTCTCCACCAGCAGCAGGCTGACGCCGCCGAAACCATCACCACCGGTGCGCACGGCCACCGTGTAGTAGTCGGCACGCACGCCGCTGGTGATGAAGGTCTTGCTGCCGCTCACGCGGTAATGGTCGCCATCGCGTACGGCGCGGGTCTTCAGGCTGGCGACGTCGGAGCCGCCAGACGGCTCGGTGACCGCCAGCGCCATGATCTTCTCGCCGGCCAACACCTGCGGCGCTATGCGTTCGCGCAACTCCGGGCGTCCCCACTTGATCAGCGGCGGCAGGCCGATATCCAGCGAACCCAGTCCCGCCACGAGGCCACCGGAGCCGCAGCGCATCAGCTCCTCGCTGGCCGCCACCTTGGCGAACAGGTCGCCCTCATGGCTACCACCCAGGGCCTCCGGGTAGCCGATGCCGAGGATGCCGGCCTCGCCCGCCTTGCGGTACAGCTCGCGGGGAAACTCCTCGGCCTCTTCCCAGTCGGCGACGTGGGGCAGGATTTCCCGTTCGACGAAGCGTCGCACGCTATCTCGGACCAGGCGGTGGCTGTCATCGAAGTATTCGGTGAACACGGACATGGCAAGGCTCCAGACGATTTGCCTGAAAACTTACCGAGCGCTTGCTTGGTTTACAAGGCGAGACACCCGCCATCGGCTAGGACAGATGCGCCGCCCCGAAGCGCTCGCGGTACAGGGAAGGCGCCACACCTGCCGCACCACGGAAGGCATTGCGGAAGCTTTCCACCGTACCGAAGCCGCATTGCTCGGCGATTCGCTCGATACTGTCGGTGCTGCTTTCC includes these proteins:
- a CDS encoding TetR family transcriptional regulator; the encoded protein is MEIGQEERPAEAAGKRALIDAALRLAASRRSLSSLGLRELAREAGLNPNTFYRHFGDVDDLGLAIIRDIATQLRQPLRDLRREAAERAQPGAGAGNVPFGLDLERGQRVTRETVRLFFDFVERNPQAFIIGVRELHGPSPVLREALARVMDEFGEDMAEDIRQFHLLPDVDAGELDQLSRLISRQLFQQSLDYLERPPALREEVCVLAERQILLLFTGVAVLQTFGMLARL
- a CDS encoding NAD(P)/FAD-dependent oxidoreductase; translation: MGTQPKTAPRHCKVAIIGTGFSGLGMAIRLKQEGENDFLLFEKDAGVGGTWRVNNYPGCACDVQSHVYSFSFEPNPDWTRMFARQPEIRAYLENCWKKYRLEDKTLLNTEMARFEWNDEQQLWHLFDAAGNHYTAKAVVSGMGALSIPSIPALKGLENFQGKAFHSQQWDHDYDLKGKRVAVIGTGASAIQFVPEIQPLVAKLDLYQRTAPWILPKPDRAISEKERARFRHFPAVQKLWRGALYSMLEGRVLGFTFAPWAMKLVGRLAERFIRQQVKDPDLRRKLTPDYTIGCKRVLMSHNYYPALAASNSSVIVDGIREIKASSIITADGRERQVDAIIFGTGFTANDPIPRGVVFGKDGVDLLDTWQNGPEAYKGTVTRGFPNLFFLMGPNTGLGHNSMVYMIESQIAYVLGAIKLMDRRELQSVEVKQEVQERWNEKLQRGLNHSVWNTGGCKSWYLHPVSGRNCTLWPGFTWRFRALTSQFDPSAYHLKSRPLSSPVVQPQRHAEEVPA
- a CDS encoding SDR family NAD(P)-dependent oxidoreductase, with translation MKNFENKVAAITGAGSGIGRALAIELASRGCHLALADVNAAGLEETRQLLSSTGVRVSIDTVNVADREQVHAWADKTAREHGKVNLVFNNAGVAHAGTVEASDYEEYEWITNINFWGVVYGTKAFLPHLKASGDGHVVNVSSVFGLFSQPGMSAYNATKFAVRGFTESLRQELDMERAGVSASCVHPGGIKTNIAKTARMNDSMVKVTGQNAEQARTQFNDQLLRTTPQKAAQVIIRGVERDSRRILIGPDAHAIDVMLRLLPVWYQKVVTGSMKLAKRFAPKPKRKSGAEGVEAK
- a CDS encoding class I SAM-dependent methyltransferase; translation: MNAPVDFNALKQRQMATWASGDYAVIGTTLQIVGERLAEACDLLCDERVLDVAAGNGNATLAAARRGCRVMSTDYVPRLLELGAERARAEHLAVAFREADAEALPFEAGSFDAVVSTFGVMFTPDQPRAASELARVCRSGGRIGLANWTPEGFIGQVFKVLSGYIPPAPGVRPPSGWGCEEYLHELFGDSISELRATRQTFNFRYRSAAHFIEVFRNWYGPVHKAFANLPEADAARLERDLTQLLERSNRAGSASLVIPSEYLEVVAIRR
- a CDS encoding DUF4242 domain-containing protein, translating into MPKFVIERDIPGVGALSERDFKAIAQKSCQVLSQLSPQVQWLHSHVVGDRIYCLYIAPDAAAVHEHARLGGFPANRVSQVVTTLDPTTAE
- a CDS encoding OsmC family protein — its product is MSSETILAAQQRLEQLVRQRPSVALVQETPAIAQWEGAGKTSTRNPEGNAILTDLPRELGGDGERVSPGWLLRAAMASCAVTRIAMLANETGIALQKLEAEVGSVTDVHGLLGLSREDGKTVSPGPAQAHLRVRIAATEVPAEQLRELVAEAIRLSPMVAAFRDAVPVQLDVDTGPA